In Chryseobacterium gotjawalense, the following are encoded in one genomic region:
- a CDS encoding GIN domain-containing protein: protein MKNLIYILLIFSLFSCGKISPKGDIVSHDIKVEDFVSLNLNGKFRAFYIKSDSSFVNVETYKNVGGNLKIKVKDKTLTISENRETEGVDFYNITIYSKYNLEKVSMSDSVELNISSEIKTDNFKLSLKNNAKFIGSVNSRKAEVEMTQKSRANFLGKTKDAVLKISDTASIIAPYWMIDHLKIESKNGNYAEVNVKDSLKGSIKNTAKLTYYNEPISALKIEKTATVQHKELE from the coding sequence ATGAAGAATTTAATTTATATACTGCTCATATTCAGTCTTTTCTCCTGCGGAAAAATTTCGCCGAAAGGAGATATCGTAAGCCATGATATTAAGGTGGAGGATTTTGTGAGTCTTAATCTCAACGGTAAATTCCGGGCTTTTTATATTAAAAGTGACAGCAGTTTTGTGAATGTTGAAACATATAAAAATGTAGGTGGTAATTTAAAAATCAAAGTAAAAGATAAAACGTTAACCATTTCTGAAAACCGCGAAACAGAGGGAGTCGATTTCTACAATATCACCATTTATTCGAAATATAATCTGGAAAAAGTATCCATGTCTGATTCTGTTGAATTAAATATTTCAAGCGAAATAAAGACGGATAATTTTAAACTTAGTTTAAAAAATAACGCTAAATTTATTGGGTCGGTCAATTCCAGAAAAGCAGAAGTTGAAATGACTCAAAAAAGCCGTGCTAATTTTTTGGGAAAAACCAAAGACGCGGTTTTGAAAATATCTGATACCGCAAGTATTATCGCACCTTACTGGATGATTGACCATTTAAAGATTGAATCAAAAAATGGAAATTATGCGGAAGTAAATGTGAAAGATTCTTTAAAAGGAAGCATTAAAAATACGGCGAAACTGACGTATTATAATGAGCCGATCAGCGCTCTGAAAATAGAAAAAACAGCAACTGTTCAACATAAAGAATTAGAATAA
- a CDS encoding phospho-sugar mutase, with product MTTLEKAKLWLTDTFDQETQKIIQNWIDTNSEELEDSFYKELEFGTGGMRGIMGVGTNRLNKYTLGQATQGLANYLHQQFPNQEIKVAIAYDVRHNSKEFGKMCADVLTANGIKVLLFKEHRPTPELSFTVRDKKCNAGIVLTASHNPPEYNGYKVYWNDGAQIVPPDDENIIKEVYSVKFNEIKFNGNDGLIEWIGPEQDDVYIDACMENSLYQDVGRDNLNIVFSSIHGTTYATVPQALKKAGFKKVDLVREQMIPSGNFPTVDSPNPEEPAALEMAMDLARITNGDIVLGTDPDGDRLGIAVRNLDGEMQLLNGNQTNTILTYYILDQWKKAGKITGKEFIGSTIVTSDIFYDIAEKFGVDCKVGLTGFKWIGKMIRDFEGKEKFICGGEESFGFMTGDFVRDKDSCGSILLACEIAAWCKANGSSVFEYMIDIYKDLGMYYEGLVNVVRKGRTGAEEIQQMMKDFRENPPKEIAGSKVAIVKDFQEQTSLNLLDNKKSVMDDIPKSNVLIYYTEDGTKVCVRPSGTEPKIKFYVSVKDAINSAQEFKEKLLVLEEKINIVKQDLNL from the coding sequence ATGACCACCTTAGAAAAAGCAAAACTCTGGTTAACAGATACTTTCGATCAAGAAACACAAAAAATAATTCAAAATTGGATCGATACCAATTCTGAGGAATTAGAAGATTCTTTTTACAAGGAACTTGAATTCGGAACAGGCGGAATGCGAGGAATAATGGGCGTAGGAACCAATCGTTTGAACAAATATACGCTTGGACAAGCAACGCAAGGTTTGGCGAATTATCTTCATCAGCAGTTTCCAAATCAGGAAATTAAAGTTGCGATCGCTTACGACGTTCGGCATAATTCAAAAGAATTCGGGAAAATGTGTGCCGATGTTTTAACGGCCAACGGAATTAAAGTTTTGTTATTCAAAGAACACCGTCCAACGCCAGAACTTTCTTTCACGGTTCGAGATAAAAAATGTAACGCCGGAATTGTATTGACCGCTTCTCACAATCCGCCTGAATATAACGGTTACAAAGTATATTGGAACGATGGCGCGCAGATTGTTCCGCCAGATGATGAGAATATTATTAAAGAAGTTTATTCGGTAAAATTCAATGAAATTAAATTCAACGGAAACGACGGATTAATTGAATGGATCGGTCCGGAACAGGATGATGTGTATATCGATGCCTGTATGGAAAACTCTCTTTATCAGGATGTTGGCAGAGATAATCTGAATATTGTTTTCAGTTCAATCCACGGAACTACTTATGCAACTGTTCCTCAGGCGCTGAAAAAAGCAGGCTTTAAAAAAGTTGATTTGGTAAGAGAGCAGATGATTCCGAGTGGGAATTTTCCCACCGTTGATTCACCCAATCCGGAAGAACCGGCAGCTTTGGAAATGGCGATGGATTTAGCCCGAATTACCAATGGCGATATCGTTCTGGGAACTGATCCAGACGGAGACCGACTGGGAATCGCAGTCAGAAATTTAGATGGTGAAATGCAGCTTTTGAACGGAAATCAAACCAATACGATTCTAACCTATTATATTTTGGACCAATGGAAAAAAGCCGGAAAAATCACTGGAAAAGAATTCATCGGTTCTACAATTGTAACTTCTGATATTTTCTATGATATTGCTGAAAAATTCGGCGTTGACTGTAAAGTTGGATTAACCGGTTTTAAATGGATCGGGAAAATGATCCGTGATTTCGAAGGCAAAGAAAAATTCATTTGTGGGGGTGAAGAAAGTTTCGGTTTTATGACCGGAGATTTCGTTCGCGATAAAGATTCCTGTGGTTCTATTTTGCTCGCCTGCGAAATTGCAGCTTGGTGCAAAGCCAACGGCAGTTCGGTTTTCGAATACATGATCGATATTTACAAAGACCTCGGAATGTATTATGAAGGATTGGTAAACGTGGTGAGAAAGGGGAGAACAGGTGCCGAAGAAATTCAGCAGATGATGAAAGATTTCCGTGAAAATCCGCCAAAAGAAATAGCAGGTTCCAAAGTGGCCATCGTAAAAGATTTCCAGGAACAAACTTCTTTGAATCTTCTGGACAATAAAAAATCGGTGATGGATGACATTCCAAAATCAAATGTTTTGATTTATTATACGGAAGATGGAACGAAAGTTTGCGTTCGGCCATCCGGAACAGAACCAAAAATTAAATTCTATGTTTCTGTGAAAGATGCGATAAATTCTGCACAGGAATTTAAAGAAAAACTACTGGTTTTGGAAGAAAAAATCAATATTGTAAAACAGGATTTGAATTTGTAA
- a CDS encoding pyridoxal phosphate-dependent aminotransferase: MKISKLAANLIGSEIIKIGNQVNDLKAQGAEIANLTIGDLNSNIYPIPDLLKEEIQKAYQNNLTNYPPANGLLSLRKAISKDIKNRWNLEYSEDDILVAGGSRPLIYTAFKTIVDPGDKVIYPVPSWNNNHYSYLTDAQKIEVETTAENNFLPTAADLKPRLKGAVLIALCSPLNPTGTMFTRQQLADICELILEENKNRSEGEKPLYLMYDQIYAMLTFGGEHFDPVSLYPELKDYTIYIDGASKCFAATGIRVGWSFGPSLIIDKMKALLGHIGAWAPKPEQEAVAVLLNHPEKVDEFVNHFKGEIAESLTVLHNGIQNLKHKGFSVESIQPMGALYLTVELDYVGKTKPDGKVIADSSDLVFYLIEEAGIALVPFSAFGNSRNMPWFRASAGGVSLDEIKNMLPRLENALTKLG, from the coding sequence ATGAAAATATCAAAATTGGCCGCCAATCTCATTGGCTCAGAAATTATCAAAATAGGAAATCAAGTCAATGATTTGAAAGCCCAGGGCGCAGAAATTGCGAATCTTACGATTGGTGATCTCAATTCCAATATTTATCCGATTCCGGATTTATTAAAAGAGGAAATTCAAAAAGCTTATCAAAATAATTTAACCAATTATCCGCCTGCGAACGGACTTTTGTCTTTGCGAAAAGCGATTTCAAAAGACATTAAAAACCGTTGGAATCTGGAGTATTCTGAAGATGATATTTTAGTTGCCGGCGGTTCCCGACCTTTGATTTACACAGCATTTAAAACAATTGTCGATCCGGGTGACAAAGTTATTTATCCGGTACCATCATGGAATAACAATCACTATTCCTATTTAACGGATGCGCAGAAAATAGAAGTGGAAACCACAGCGGAAAATAATTTCTTACCGACCGCTGCCGACTTAAAACCTCGTTTAAAAGGAGCGGTTTTAATTGCTCTTTGTTCGCCCTTGAATCCGACCGGGACGATGTTTACCAGGCAACAACTCGCTGATATTTGCGAACTGATTTTGGAGGAAAATAAAAATCGTAGCGAAGGAGAAAAGCCATTGTATTTGATGTACGATCAAATTTACGCCATGCTTACTTTCGGTGGCGAGCATTTCGATCCTGTTTCTTTGTATCCTGAATTAAAGGATTATACAATTTATATTGATGGCGCATCCAAATGCTTTGCCGCAACCGGAATCCGTGTAGGCTGGAGTTTTGGACCTTCTTTAATTATTGATAAAATGAAAGCCTTGCTGGGACACATTGGAGCTTGGGCGCCAAAACCTGAACAGGAAGCAGTAGCCGTTTTACTGAATCATCCGGAAAAAGTGGATGAATTCGTGAATCATTTTAAAGGAGAAATTGCCGAAAGTTTGACTGTTCTTCACAACGGAATTCAGAATCTTAAACATAAAGGCTTTTCTGTGGAAAGCATTCAGCCGATGGGCGCGCTTTATTTAACAGTGGAGTTAGATTATGTTGGAAAAACGAAACCGGATGGAAAAGTTATCGCAGATTCTTCTGATCTCGTTTTCTATTTGATTGAAGAAGCGGGAATCGCTTTGGTGCCGTTTTCAGCTTTCGGAAATTCTCGCAATATGCCGTGGTTCAGAGCTTCGGCAGGAGGAGTTTCTTTAGATGAAATCAAAAATATGTTGCCGAGATTGGAAAATGCTTTGACAAAACTGGGTTAG
- a CDS encoding antitoxin Xre-like helix-turn-helix domain-containing protein translates to MKTKSHKKESESLVSEPAVAYGNTSYRNFVFQNDYSLVKKAKAGIQTDVFYTFAESIKMPEKMLAAVLNLSPRTISNYRELNKSLEPNHSEHLLKLIALFEKGKEYLGNIDEFNNWLEKPFWNSEEKPSDFLNTSGGVDLLIVRLERMAQGYPV, encoded by the coding sequence ATGAAAACAAAATCACATAAAAAAGAAAGTGAAAGCTTGGTTTCTGAACCGGCAGTTGCTTACGGAAATACTTCCTACAGAAATTTTGTTTTTCAAAATGATTATTCTCTGGTAAAAAAAGCAAAAGCAGGAATCCAAACCGATGTTTTTTACACCTTTGCAGAGTCTATAAAAATGCCCGAGAAAATGTTGGCGGCAGTCCTTAATCTTTCCCCAAGAACGATTAGTAATTACCGTGAACTGAATAAATCTTTAGAACCCAATCACAGCGAACATCTTTTAAAGTTGATTGCTCTATTTGAAAAAGGAAAAGAATATCTGGGAAATATCGATGAATTCAACAATTGGCTGGAAAAACCCTTTTGGAATTCTGAAGAAAAACCCTCCGATTTTTTAAATACTTCAGGTGGAGTAGATTTGTTGATTGTCCGTCTTGAAAGGATGGCGCAAGGTTATCCCGTATAA
- a CDS encoding RES family NAD+ phosphorylase, giving the protein MLVFRIAHKKYAENLSVSGLSGRWNSNGKLVLYTSENISLALLENMVYRCGTGFNHDYKIMIIEISSKSMEQIDAKKLPKNWRGTEFYSELQNRGDFWYDRRTTLMLKVPSSVLPENHNIIINTTHPDFKNVKLIDVLDYEPDERLEKILKKYK; this is encoded by the coding sequence ATGCTGGTTTTTAGAATTGCCCATAAAAAATATGCCGAAAACCTTTCTGTAAGTGGGCTTTCCGGTAGATGGAACAGCAATGGGAAATTGGTTCTTTATACTTCGGAAAATATTTCGCTCGCTTTATTAGAGAATATGGTTTACCGTTGTGGAACCGGTTTTAATCATGATTATAAAATCATGATTATTGAGATTTCCAGTAAAAGTATGGAACAGATAGATGCCAAAAAGTTACCTAAAAACTGGCGGGGTACAGAATTTTATTCGGAACTTCAGAACAGAGGCGATTTCTGGTATGACCGGCGGACAACTTTAATGTTAAAAGTTCCGTCTTCTGTTCTTCCTGAAAATCACAATATCATTATAAATACGACTCATCCTGATTTCAAAAATGTAAAACTTATTGATGTTTTAGACTATGAACCCGATGAGCGTTTGGAGAAAATATTAAAAAAATACAAATAA
- the kdsB gene encoding 3-deoxy-manno-octulosonate cytidylyltransferase yields the protein MKTIAVIPARYEASRFPGKLMQILGEKTVIATTYQNVVETELFDEVFVATDSEIIFNEIQSSGGNVVMTGKHETGSDRIAEAVANIDCDIVVNVQGDEPFLKTEPLKKLISVFNDDLNGQISLASLKIRLTEMEEIENPNNVKVITDNQGLALYFSRSVIPYPRETSVKAEYYKHIGVYAFRKNALLNFAKLKMQPLEIAEKIECIRYLEYGMKIKMIETDFVGVGIDVPEDLEKAREILKNNNNS from the coding sequence TTGAAGACTATCGCTGTTATTCCCGCCCGTTATGAAGCCAGCAGGTTTCCCGGAAAACTCATGCAGATTCTGGGTGAAAAAACGGTCATTGCAACCACTTATCAAAATGTAGTAGAAACGGAATTGTTTGATGAAGTATTTGTTGCAACCGATTCCGAAATTATTTTTAATGAAATCCAAAGTTCAGGTGGTAACGTTGTGATGACCGGCAAACATGAAACCGGCAGCGACCGAATCGCAGAAGCGGTGGCAAATATTGATTGCGACATTGTAGTGAATGTGCAGGGCGATGAACCTTTTCTGAAGACAGAACCTTTGAAAAAACTGATCTCTGTTTTTAATGATGATTTAAACGGGCAGATTTCCTTGGCTTCCTTAAAAATAAGACTGACGGAAATGGAGGAAATTGAAAATCCAAATAACGTAAAAGTGATTACTGATAATCAGGGTTTGGCGCTCTATTTCAGCCGTTCGGTAATTCCGTATCCGCGGGAAACATCTGTCAAAGCAGAATATTATAAACATATCGGCGTTTATGCCTTTAGAAAAAACGCTCTACTGAATTTCGCAAAATTGAAAATGCAGCCTCTGGAAATAGCAGAAAAAATTGAGTGTATCCGCTATCTGGAATACGGGATGAAAATTAAAATGATCGAAACCGATTTCGTGGGGGTTGGAATTGATGTGCCGGAAGATTTAGAAAAAGCACGGGAGATCCTGAAAAATAATAACAATTCTTAA
- a CDS encoding LolA-like protein: MKKLFLVLLMAIGSIVSAQTAKEIIEKNIELTGGLTNWKLLNSVLLQGRVTLGINDEYPIKIYQQRPNLTKTTITIGKKETAVEGYDGTKGYAMNYAANKIQEYPNYVPESFDNDFIDWENKGFDAKYLGKEKVGDIYFHKVELTKNINKTLYFFDSKTYMLLKEIKKDETLLYSDYKMAGSVMMPYRIESSSPKKDSDFVMILNKIETNKVFPANTFKF; the protein is encoded by the coding sequence ATGAAAAAATTATTTTTAGTTTTATTAATGGCAATAGGTTCTATAGTTTCAGCACAAACAGCCAAAGAAATTATAGAAAAAAATATAGAATTAACGGGTGGATTAACCAATTGGAAATTATTAAATTCCGTCTTATTACAGGGCAGAGTGACTTTAGGGATCAATGACGAATATCCGATTAAGATTTATCAACAAAGACCAAATCTTACCAAAACAACCATTACCATTGGTAAAAAAGAAACTGCAGTAGAAGGTTATGACGGAACAAAAGGATATGCAATGAACTATGCAGCCAATAAAATCCAGGAATATCCGAATTATGTGCCTGAGAGTTTCGATAACGATTTTATCGACTGGGAAAATAAAGGTTTTGATGCGAAATACCTTGGCAAAGAAAAAGTGGGCGATATTTATTTCCATAAAGTAGAACTGACTAAAAATATTAATAAAACACTCTACTTTTTTGACTCTAAAACGTATATGCTTCTGAAGGAAATTAAGAAAGATGAAACATTATTATATTCTGATTATAAAATGGCGGGATCTGTGATGATGCCTTACCGAATCGAATCTTCATCTCCAAAAAAAGACAGTGATTTTGTAATGATTTTAAATAAAATAGAAACCAACAAGGTATTCCCGGCGAATACTTTTAAATTTTAA
- a CDS encoding glutathione peroxidase has product MKKLFIFLLSSGVFLQSCKNQKNDVSQIKTTKTTMENTIYDYKVESLDGKEINFADFKGKKILIVNTASECGFTPQYADLEKLSKDYPDKLVIIGFPANNFGGQEPGSNQEIGAFCEKNFGVTFPMAAKVSVKGEDIAPVFKYLTEKDLNGVKNTTILWNFTKFLIDENGHLIDSFISTTKPTSDSITKYLK; this is encoded by the coding sequence ATGAAAAAGCTATTTATATTTCTGTTATCCTCAGGCGTTTTTTTACAAAGCTGCAAAAATCAGAAGAACGATGTTTCACAGATAAAAACTACCAAAACAACGATGGAAAATACAATTTATGACTACAAAGTAGAAAGTTTAGATGGGAAAGAAATCAACTTTGCCGATTTTAAAGGCAAGAAGATTTTAATTGTAAATACCGCGTCCGAATGTGGATTTACTCCCCAGTACGCTGATTTAGAAAAACTATCGAAAGATTATCCGGATAAATTAGTGATAATCGGTTTTCCTGCCAATAATTTTGGAGGCCAAGAGCCGGGCAGCAACCAGGAAATCGGGGCTTTCTGTGAGAAAAACTTTGGCGTTACTTTTCCGATGGCGGCAAAAGTTTCTGTAAAAGGAGAAGATATAGCGCCCGTTTTCAAATACCTTACAGAGAAGGATTTAAACGGTGTTAAAAACACCACAATTCTGTGGAATTTCACCAAGTTCCTGATCGACGAAAACGGTCATTTAATTGATTCATTTATCAGCACAACGAAACCTACAAGTGATTCTATAACGAAATATTTGAAGTAA
- a CDS encoding LptF/LptG family permease, with product MIKKLDGYVIKTFFGPFLFIFSVLFFIFVVNIIWIRLAQFTGKGLSYWEILKLLSYLSAIVVQLVLPLTILLSSIMTFGDFGERYELAAMKAAGISLTRIMLPLFVTTLFFSAFLFFFSNNVVPDFQRKAKNMLYNIAATKPALNFTPGQFLQQLPGYSVKFDKITGENGENLTGIFIHKMATSFEDQQSIVAEKGKFVPADNPNYLKLVLFNGHIYEDQLNGIDYNVRLKQPDQAIKFDTLVSHFNISEIIDKAIEAEKITDDYSFQNVLELNTTIKKTKKSNNEIMNNMTYELVSQTNSYVSYVDKSKAKTPVIAPVKTDTLNSKTKEEMLYSAYNKLENIKQSTLGKEGQIKDMHAYFARVVMHQQRIVSYSVTCLIFFLIGASLGSIIRKGGLGLPVVIAIVIFILFYVLNLSAENFAWSGGIDPYLAAWLPNLVLLPFGVWLTYKALTDSQLFDAEKYKSMFKPLINRFSKNKEHQRYR from the coding sequence ATGATAAAAAAACTCGACGGTTACGTCATCAAAACTTTTTTCGGCCCGTTTCTTTTCATATTCAGTGTGCTGTTTTTCATTTTTGTGGTGAACATCATTTGGATCCGATTGGCGCAGTTTACCGGTAAAGGTTTGAGTTATTGGGAGATTTTGAAATTGCTTTCTTATCTTTCTGCGATTGTGGTACAACTGGTTTTACCGCTGACAATCCTGCTTTCTTCCATTATGACTTTTGGTGATTTTGGCGAACGTTACGAGTTGGCAGCCATGAAAGCCGCCGGTATTTCGCTCACCAGGATTATGTTGCCGCTGTTTGTCACTACCCTATTCTTTTCTGCTTTTCTGTTTTTTTTCTCCAATAATGTGGTGCCCGATTTCCAGCGGAAGGCGAAGAATATGCTGTATAATATTGCCGCAACCAAACCTGCGCTGAACTTTACACCGGGACAATTCCTTCAGCAACTTCCAGGTTATAGTGTGAAATTTGATAAAATAACCGGTGAAAATGGTGAAAATTTAACAGGAATTTTTATTCATAAAATGGCAACTTCTTTTGAAGACCAGCAATCCATTGTTGCAGAAAAAGGAAAATTCGTTCCTGCAGATAATCCTAATTATTTAAAATTGGTTTTATTTAATGGCCATATTTACGAAGATCAATTGAATGGAATCGATTATAATGTCCGATTAAAGCAACCCGATCAGGCGATAAAATTTGATACTCTGGTGTCACATTTCAATATTTCCGAAATCATTGACAAAGCGATTGAAGCAGAAAAAATAACCGACGACTACTCTTTTCAGAATGTCCTGGAATTGAATACTACTATTAAAAAAACAAAAAAAAGCAACAATGAGATTATGAATAATATGACTTACGAATTGGTCAGCCAAACCAACAGTTACGTAAGTTATGTGGATAAATCGAAAGCAAAAACTCCTGTCATCGCTCCTGTAAAAACAGATACGCTTAATAGTAAAACAAAGGAGGAAATGCTCTATTCTGCTTATAATAAATTAGAAAACATCAAGCAGTCGACGTTGGGTAAAGAGGGACAGATTAAAGATATGCACGCCTATTTTGCACGCGTCGTCATGCATCAACAAAGAATTGTTTCCTATTCCGTTACGTGTCTAATTTTCTTTTTAATCGGAGCAAGTTTAGGTTCGATTATCCGAAAAGGAGGTTTAGGATTACCGGTAGTTATTGCTATTGTAATATTTATCCTTTTTTATGTTCTCAATCTTTCCGCAGAAAATTTTGCGTGGTCTGGGGGAATAGATCCTTATCTGGCAGCTTGGTTGCCTAATCTGGTGCTCCTTCCGTTTGGCGTTTGGTTAACTTATAAAGCATTAACAGATTCCCAACTCTTCGATGCTGAAAAATATAAATCGATGTTTAAACCGCTTATCAACAGGTTTTCAAAGAATAAGGAACATCAGCGGTACCGCTAA
- a CDS encoding LolA family protein translates to MKTILKKISIVMMVAATTASFSAQKIDAKAKTILDAIATSYKSKDNVYFKFVYGTGTGKKVTKTEPGIFYSAKDLYKLKIMGTEQIFDGNKIYSISDEDKEITISKPTGSEQMFSPLTYIEQYKKGYNVKYAGKVTVNGVSCDYIKLTPIKNNGIKEVNLFVNSAKKQIVKVEQFSNDNAVSVIAINDYKENQKLSSTMFTFDKDQYKNYFVTEL, encoded by the coding sequence ATGAAAACGATACTGAAAAAAATCTCAATTGTAATGATGGTTGCCGCTACTACGGCAAGTTTTTCTGCCCAAAAAATCGATGCGAAAGCAAAAACCATTTTAGATGCCATTGCCACCAGTTATAAAAGCAAAGACAACGTCTATTTTAAATTTGTTTACGGAACGGGAACCGGTAAAAAAGTAACCAAAACTGAACCTGGAATTTTCTATTCTGCGAAAGACCTTTATAAATTAAAAATAATGGGTACCGAGCAGATCTTTGATGGAAATAAAATCTACAGCATCTCTGACGAAGACAAAGAAATTACCATTTCAAAACCAACCGGAAGTGAGCAAATGTTCTCCCCGCTTACTTATATTGAACAATACAAAAAAGGGTACAACGTAAAATATGCCGGAAAAGTAACGGTAAACGGAGTAAGCTGCGATTATATTAAATTAACCCCCATTAAAAATAATGGAATTAAAGAGGTCAACCTTTTTGTAAATTCAGCAAAAAAGCAAATTGTAAAAGTTGAACAGTTCTCAAATGACAACGCTGTTTCAGTAATTGCAATTAACGATTATAAAGAAAATCAGAAGTTGAGCAGCACCATGTTTACCTTCGATAAAGACCAATATAAAAACTATTTTGTTACCGAACTTTAG